Proteins encoded by one window of Xiphophorus couchianus chromosome 13, X_couchianus-1.0, whole genome shotgun sequence:
- the nxph1 gene encoding neurexophilin-1 has translation MQVTSWCAVFLLTPALCLITSVQASRSDIVKTGHPKSMPKHIWTENGKEMSISRLLSQTLHGNKNSTALDLHYNTPEPYSDQDLWDWLRNSTDLQDSRPRAKRRPMVKTGKFKKMFGWGDFHSNIKTVKLNLLITGKIVDHGNGTFSVYFRHNSTGQGNVSVSLVPPTKIVEFDVAAQQSVIDAKDSKSFNCRIEYEKVEKGAKNTLCNFDPSKTCYQEQTQSHVSWLCSKPFKVICIFISFYSTDYKLVQKVCPDYNYHSDTPYFPSG, from the coding sequence ATTACAAGTGTCCAAGCCTCAAGGTCAGACATTGTAAAGACAGGACACCCCAAGTCCATGCCAAAGCATATATGGACAGAAAATGGGAAGGAAATGTCCATCAGCAGGCTCTTGTCACAGACTCTACATGGCAACAAGAACAGTACTGCTTTGGACCTTCACTATAACACCCCAGAGCCCTACTCAGATCAAGACCTATGGGATTGGCTGAGAAACTCCACAGACCTGCAGGACTCGAGGCCTCGAGCTAAACGGCGGCCCATGGTTAAGACAGGAAAGTTCAAGAAGATGTTTGGCTGGGGGGATTTCCATTCCAACATAAAGACAGTGAAACTCAACCTTCTTATTACTGGGAAAATTGTGGATCATGGCAATGGTACCTTCAGTGTGTACTTCCGCCACAACTCAACTGGCCAGGGGAATGTATCGGTCAGCTTGGTCCCTCCAACAAAGATAGTGGAGTTTGATGTGGCAGCACAGCAGTCGGTCATTGATGCAAAAGACTCCAAGTCTTTCAACTGCCGAATAGAATACGAGAAGGTGGAAAAGGGTGCAAAGAATACGCTCTGCAACTTCGATCCATCTAAGACCTGCTACCAGGAGCAAACCCAGAGCCATGTTTCCTGGCTCTGCTCCAAACCTTTCAAGGTTATCTGCATCTTCATTTCCTTCTACAGCACTGACTACAAACTGGTGCAGAAGGTGTGCCCAGACTACAACTACCACAGTGACACTCCCTACTTCCCCTCTGGCTGA